In the Rhinatrema bivittatum chromosome 6, aRhiBiv1.1, whole genome shotgun sequence genome, one interval contains:
- the LOC115094167 gene encoding gap junction alpha-9 protein-like — protein sequence MAMVTGLIPILRTAIEATTDYNGRTMWFGLLAIRLLTLYVSEMPWNKLDLDFQCNGNASEFCRKTCFNQHFDVPVVALWNFTYILFIISVLLMELFAAQLRHNLIKAKMKQELLGPFTEGEHATLTGVKGHDLAQKDMMIDFHQQKKLLCLYLLCILLRLAIELGFLFILICWHLPKVNGTPVNCSTLLCPGPFQCLIRASVEKTMSIYMLCTLSISIISICFVFGFYSMCHYLVLGRSQSGNAR from the coding sequence ATGGCAATGGTGACAGGTCTGATCCCCATCCTCCGCACTGCAATTGAGGCCACTACCGATTACAATGGGAGGACCATGTGGTTTGGCTTACTGGCCATTCGCCTGCTCACCCTCTACGTTTCCGAAATGCCCTGGAACAAGCTGGACTTGGACTTCCAGTGCAATGGCAATGCCAGCGAGTTCTGCAGGAAGACCTGCTTCAACCAGCACTTTGACGTGCCCGTGGTGGCCCTCTGGAACTTCACCTACATCCTCTTCATCATCTCTGTGCTCCTCATGGAGCTCTTTGCCGCCCAGCTGCGCCACAACCTCATCAAGGCTAAGATGAAGCAAGAGCTGCTGGGGCCCTTCACTGAGGGGGAGCACGCAACCCTGACAGGAGTCAAGGGTCATGACCTTGCCCAGAAGGACATGATGATCGACTTCCACCAGCAGAAGAAGCTCCTATGTCTCTACCTCCTGTGCATCCTCCTTCGCCTGGCCATCGAGCTTGGCTTCCTTTTTATCTTGATCTGCTGGCACCTGCCCAAGGTAAATGGGACCCCCGTGAACTGCAGCACCTTACTGTGCCCAGGACCCTTCCAGTGCCTGATTCGGGCCTCAGTGGAAAAGACGATGTCCATTTATATGCTGTGCACTCTATCTATAAGCATCATCAGCATATGTTTCGTCTTTGGGTTCTACAGTATGTGCCATTATCtggtgctggggagaagccagtCAGGGAACGCAAGATAG